A region from the Corynebacterium halotolerans YIM 70093 = DSM 44683 genome encodes:
- a CDS encoding Tex family protein: protein MISATIARELGVREDQVAAALKLLDEGNTVPFIARYRKEVTGGLDDTQLRTIEERSTYLRELEDRKQVILAAIEEQGKLTDNLRALIEACETKARLEDLYLPFKKRRKTKADIAREAGLEPLTQALVDDPSASPEELAAAYVTEGFEDVKKALDGARTILIDRFSLDADLVGEVREQMYTRGTMGASVIEGKEAEGAKFKDYFSFSEPFTTLPSHRILALLRGEKEGVLHLNLDAGDDALYEGLIADRFDLDTKTSRWLADAVHWGWRTKLVISSGLDVRMRLKEKAEEGALDIFATNLRDVLLAAPAGQRATLGLDPGFRNGVKCAVVDPTGKVLATTIVYPHQPQNRWDAAKQELAGLCATHGVDLLAVGNGTASRETEKLGHEVADLIKAAGGTRPTPVVVSESGASVYSASEIAAQEFPGMDVSLRGAVSIARRLQDPLAELVKIDPKAIGVGQYQHDVNQNQLARTLDAVVEDAVNAVGVDLNTASVPLLERVAGVTGTLAKNIVTHRNENGSFASRKDLKKVPRLGPKAFEQCAGFLRITGGTDPLDASAVHPESYPVVRRITEATGLDVSDLVGNTRVLSGLKPEDFADEIFGVPTVTDIIAELDKPGRDPRPEFKTATFKEGVEKVSDLTPGMILEGTVTNVAAFGAFVDIGVHQDGLVHVSAMSEKFVSDPHEVVRSGQVVKVKVMEVDVERQRIGLSLRLNDEPGQPAKKPRREKGGNNGGRGGQRGGGQRGGGQQRNGQGGRRKAETGGAAGSMADALKRAGFGK, encoded by the coding sequence ATGATTTCCGCCACGATCGCCCGTGAACTCGGGGTGCGCGAGGACCAGGTCGCCGCCGCCCTGAAACTGCTGGATGAGGGCAACACCGTCCCCTTCATCGCCCGTTACCGCAAGGAGGTCACCGGGGGACTGGATGACACCCAGCTGCGCACCATCGAGGAACGTAGCACCTACCTGCGGGAACTCGAGGACCGCAAACAGGTGATCCTGGCGGCGATCGAGGAGCAGGGCAAGCTCACGGACAACCTGCGCGCGCTCATCGAGGCGTGCGAGACCAAGGCCCGCCTTGAGGACCTGTACCTGCCGTTCAAGAAGCGCCGCAAGACCAAGGCCGACATCGCCCGCGAGGCCGGCCTCGAGCCGCTGACGCAGGCGCTTGTCGACGATCCGTCGGCCTCGCCGGAGGAGCTCGCCGCGGCGTATGTGACCGAGGGCTTCGAGGACGTGAAGAAGGCGCTCGACGGCGCGCGCACCATCCTCATCGACCGCTTCTCCCTCGACGCCGATCTGGTCGGCGAGGTGCGTGAGCAGATGTACACCCGCGGCACGATGGGCGCGAGCGTCATCGAGGGCAAGGAGGCAGAGGGGGCGAAGTTCAAGGACTACTTCTCCTTCTCCGAGCCGTTCACCACGCTGCCCAGCCACCGCATCCTCGCACTGCTGCGCGGGGAGAAGGAGGGCGTGCTCCACCTCAACCTCGACGCCGGCGACGACGCCCTCTACGAGGGACTGATCGCCGACCGTTTCGACCTGGACACGAAGACCTCGCGCTGGCTGGCCGACGCCGTGCACTGGGGCTGGCGCACCAAGCTGGTCATCTCCTCCGGTCTGGACGTGCGTATGCGCCTGAAGGAGAAGGCCGAGGAGGGTGCGCTCGACATCTTCGCCACCAACCTGCGCGACGTCCTGCTCGCCGCGCCCGCCGGGCAGCGCGCGACCCTGGGCCTGGACCCCGGTTTCCGCAACGGCGTCAAGTGCGCGGTCGTCGACCCCACCGGCAAGGTGCTGGCCACCACGATCGTCTACCCGCACCAGCCGCAGAACCGCTGGGACGCCGCCAAGCAGGAGCTGGCGGGCCTGTGCGCCACCCACGGCGTGGACCTGCTGGCCGTCGGCAACGGCACCGCCTCGCGGGAGACCGAGAAACTCGGCCATGAGGTCGCCGACCTGATCAAGGCCGCCGGCGGGACCCGTCCCACCCCGGTCGTGGTCTCCGAGTCCGGCGCCTCGGTGTACTCGGCCAGCGAGATCGCGGCTCAGGAATTCCCTGGGATGGACGTGAGCCTGCGTGGGGCGGTCTCCATCGCCCGCCGCCTGCAGGACCCGCTGGCCGAGCTGGTCAAGATCGACCCCAAGGCCATCGGTGTGGGCCAGTACCAGCACGATGTCAACCAGAACCAGCTGGCCAGAACCCTCGACGCCGTGGTCGAGGACGCCGTCAACGCCGTCGGCGTGGACCTCAACACGGCATCGGTCCCGCTGCTCGAGCGGGTAGCCGGTGTCACCGGGACGCTGGCGAAGAATATCGTCACCCACCGCAACGAGAACGGCTCCTTCGCCTCCCGTAAAGACCTGAAGAAGGTGCCGCGCCTGGGCCCGAAGGCTTTTGAGCAGTGCGCCGGCTTCCTGCGCATCACCGGCGGCACCGATCCCCTCGACGCTTCCGCGGTCCACCCCGAGTCCTACCCGGTGGTCCGCCGCATCACCGAGGCCACCGGCCTGGACGTGTCCGATCTCGTCGGCAACACGCGGGTGCTCAGCGGTCTGAAGCCGGAGGACTTCGCCGACGAGATTTTCGGCGTGCCGACGGTCACCGACATCATCGCAGAGCTGGACAAGCCCGGCCGCGACCCGCGTCCCGAGTTCAAGACCGCCACCTTCAAGGAGGGGGTGGAAAAGGTCTCCGACCTCACCCCGGGCATGATCCTTGAGGGCACTGTCACCAATGTCGCGGCCTTCGGGGCGTTCGTCGACATCGGCGTCCACCAGGACGGCCTGGTGCATGTCTCCGCCATGAGTGAGAAATTCGTCTCCGACCCGCACGAGGTTGTCCGCTCCGGCCAGGTGGTCAAGGTCAAGGTCATGGAGGTCGACGTCGAGCGCCAGCGCATCGGCCTGTCCCTGCGGCTGAATGACGAGCCCGGCCAGCCGGCGAAGAAACCACGCCGGGAGAAGGGCGGCAACAACGGTGGTCGTGGCGGTCAGCGTGGCGGGGGTCAGCGCGGTGGAGGCCAGCAGCGCAACGGCCAGGGCGGGCGTCGCAAAGCCGAGACCGGCGGCGCGGCCGGATCCATGGCGGACGCTCTCAAGCGGGCCGGTTTCGGGAAATAG
- a CDS encoding alkaline phosphatase D family protein: protein MPFNRRSFLTAAGLAGAGALFAPTARALSSSSSLSSLSSSNGLLVPDRPTLTHGVATGDVRPDGALLWTRTDRPARLYVETAATEQFNNSLTFRGDVLTPDSGGTGKLRLTGLEPGQQIHYRVHVEDLHTGLLSEPIGGTFRTAPANRRDIRFHWSADVAGQGYGINPEIGGMTGWATIASRNPDFFLHSGDTIYADNPIEETVVLEDGRIWRNVTTEAKSRVAQSLDDYRGNYAYNLLDDNYRAFNSQVPSIVQWDDHETVNNWYPGETLDLPEYNETSADVLAARAFQAFHEWQPVDPTMAVDGRIYRKISYGPLLDIFILDMRSYKDPNPLNYRGTDSDGHVLGAEQEKWLIDSVTASTATWKIIANDLPLGIIVPDGEHQEGVADGGPGAPAGREVELARVLRGIREVRNVVWLTGDVHYTAAHHYHPERAAFQDFSPFWEFVSGPLNAGGFGPNDMDSTFGPEVVYYHGPDHANQSPLDDIQHFGEVDINGETRELTVRLLTTRGTELFTQVLPAQ, encoded by the coding sequence ATGCCGTTCAATCGCCGTTCTTTTCTCACTGCCGCCGGACTCGCCGGAGCAGGAGCTCTGTTTGCCCCCACGGCCCGGGCACTGAGCTCGTCGAGCAGCCTCAGCAGCCTCAGCTCCTCAAACGGACTGCTGGTCCCCGACCGCCCCACCCTGACCCACGGCGTGGCCACCGGTGACGTGCGCCCCGACGGTGCCCTGCTGTGGACCCGGACGGACCGCCCGGCGCGCCTGTACGTCGAGACCGCCGCCACCGAGCAATTCAACAACTCCCTCACCTTCCGCGGCGATGTGCTCACCCCCGACTCCGGCGGCACGGGCAAGCTGCGTCTGACCGGGCTGGAGCCGGGTCAGCAGATCCACTACCGGGTCCACGTCGAGGACCTTCACACCGGGTTACTCTCCGAGCCGATCGGCGGCACATTCCGCACTGCCCCGGCGAACCGGCGGGACATCCGCTTCCACTGGTCGGCGGACGTGGCGGGGCAGGGCTACGGCATCAACCCGGAGATCGGCGGCATGACCGGCTGGGCCACCATAGCCTCCCGCAATCCGGACTTCTTCCTCCACTCCGGCGACACCATCTACGCCGACAACCCGATCGAGGAGACCGTCGTCCTGGAGGACGGCCGCATCTGGCGCAACGTCACCACCGAGGCCAAGAGTCGCGTGGCCCAGAGCCTCGACGACTACCGCGGCAACTACGCCTACAACCTTCTCGACGACAACTACCGCGCCTTCAACTCCCAGGTGCCGTCGATCGTGCAGTGGGACGACCACGAGACCGTGAACAACTGGTACCCGGGTGAGACCCTGGACCTTCCGGAGTACAACGAGACCAGCGCCGATGTACTGGCCGCCCGGGCTTTCCAGGCCTTCCACGAGTGGCAGCCGGTGGATCCGACCATGGCGGTCGACGGGCGCATCTACCGGAAGATCTCCTACGGTCCGCTGCTGGACATCTTCATCCTGGACATGCGCTCCTACAAGGACCCCAACCCGCTCAACTACCGCGGCACCGACTCCGACGGCCACGTTCTCGGCGCGGAGCAGGAGAAGTGGCTGATCGACTCCGTCACCGCCTCGACCGCCACGTGGAAGATCATCGCCAACGACCTGCCGCTGGGCATCATCGTCCCCGACGGCGAGCACCAGGAGGGTGTGGCCGACGGCGGCCCCGGCGCGCCCGCCGGCCGCGAGGTGGAGCTGGCCCGGGTGCTGCGCGGCATCCGGGAGGTGCGCAACGTGGTGTGGCTGACCGGCGACGTCCACTACACCGCCGCGCACCACTACCACCCGGAGCGCGCCGCGTTCCAGGACTTCTCCCCGTTCTGGGAATTCGTCTCCGGCCCGCTCAACGCCGGTGGCTTCGGCCCCAACGACATGGACTCCACCTTCGGCCCCGAGGTGGTCTACTACCACGGCCCGGATCACGCGAACCAGTCCCCGCTGGACGATATCCAGCACTTCGGCGAGGTGGACATCAACGGCGAGACCCGGGAGCTGACCGTGCGCCTGCTGACCACCCGCGGGACGGAGCTGTTCACCCAGGTGCTGCCGGCGCAGTAG
- a CDS encoding MmcQ/YjbR family DNA-binding protein has product MDGEGRVRRAATRPPEVTEKTFYGTPGFHAAGRIFARPHEEPGVLVCGRPDPEDKKILLRSGPEKLFPTDHYRGHASVPVRLDRVDDGEPAEFLAEAWKTRAPKRSRP; this is encoded by the coding sequence ATGGACGGTGAGGGCCGCGTCCGCCGGGCGGCCACCCGTCCGCCGGAGGTGACCGAGAAGACCTTCTACGGCACCCCGGGCTTCCACGCGGCGGGCAGGATCTTCGCCCGCCCCCACGAGGAACCCGGGGTTCTCGTCTGCGGGCGGCCGGATCCCGAGGACAAGAAGATCCTGCTGCGCTCCGGGCCGGAGAAGCTCTTCCCCACCGACCACTACCGCGGCCACGCCAGCGTGCCGGTCCGGCTCGACCGGGTGGATGACGGGGAGCCCGCTGAATTTCTCGCCGAGGCCTGGAAGACCCGGGCACCGAAGCGGTCGCGGCCGTAG
- the trmD gene encoding tRNA (guanosine(37)-N1)-methyltransferase TrmD produces the protein MTAVSTAENPTPGLRLDVVTIFPEYLEPLRHALLGKAIEQGILSVGVHDLRAWATDVHKSVDDTPYGGGPGMVMKPTVWGPALDDVAAGTGAATRTAELTSSLPHLHKPRHDDLTGSEGIDDGVDKQPGADAGKPLLLVPTPAGKPFTQSDAQEWSKESHIVFACGRYEGIDQRVIDDAANRYRVREVSIGDYVLIGGEVAVLVIAEAVVRLIPGVLGNRRSHEEDSFSDGLLEGPSYTKPRVWRDLEVPEVLFSGNHARVDRWRRDQALKRTRAVRPELLEQVELSGRDREALEGE, from the coding sequence CTGACTGCCGTGAGCACCGCCGAAAACCCGACCCCCGGCCTGCGCCTGGATGTGGTCACCATTTTCCCCGAGTACCTCGAGCCCCTGCGCCACGCGCTGCTGGGCAAGGCCATCGAACAGGGGATCCTGTCCGTCGGCGTGCACGACCTGCGCGCCTGGGCCACCGACGTCCACAAGTCCGTCGACGACACCCCCTACGGCGGCGGGCCGGGCATGGTCATGAAGCCCACCGTGTGGGGCCCGGCGCTGGACGACGTCGCCGCGGGCACCGGCGCGGCCACGCGTACCGCGGAGCTGACCAGCTCGTTGCCGCATCTGCACAAGCCACGCCACGACGACCTGACCGGCAGCGAGGGCATCGACGACGGCGTCGATAAGCAGCCGGGGGCGGACGCCGGCAAACCGCTGCTGCTCGTGCCCACCCCGGCAGGCAAACCCTTCACCCAGTCCGACGCACAGGAGTGGTCGAAGGAGAGCCACATCGTCTTCGCCTGCGGGCGGTACGAGGGCATCGACCAGCGCGTCATCGATGATGCCGCGAACCGCTACCGGGTGCGCGAGGTCTCCATCGGCGACTACGTGCTCATCGGCGGGGAGGTGGCGGTGCTGGTCATCGCCGAGGCCGTCGTCCGCCTGATCCCCGGGGTGCTGGGCAACCGACGCTCGCACGAGGAGGACAGCTTCTCCGACGGGCTGCTCGAGGGGCCCAGCTACACCAAGCCCCGGGTGTGGCGTGATCTCGAGGTACCGGAGGTGCTGTTCTCCGGCAACCACGCGCGCGTCGACCGCTGGCGTCGCGATCAGGCGCTCAAGCGCACGCGGGCGGTGCGGCCGGAGCTGCTGGAGCAGGTAGAGCTGAGCGGGCGCGACCGGGAGGCTCTGGAAGGGGAATGA
- a CDS encoding DUF4232 domain-containing protein has protein sequence MSPIALIPRRIPLLLGAGGALAVLTACGQADPAPPPPETVTETATTTAAPVQEAGATDTSDTTDTRADGAESPPPPGACHTDGLDISLVAQQGAAGSVIHTLGFTNTTDAPCELTGFPGVSLVGYGDGTQIGAAAVREARREPQPVSLAPGGTAHADVRTSRAEIHDPAACGGVVPADGLRIYPPGNTAAAFLPVEGMTGCSSGEVELLTVRPVTPAA, from the coding sequence ATGAGCCCGATCGCACTCATCCCACGCCGAATCCCGCTGCTCCTCGGGGCCGGGGGCGCCCTCGCGGTTCTCACTGCCTGTGGGCAGGCCGATCCCGCGCCCCCGCCACCGGAGACGGTCACCGAAACCGCCACGACGACGGCCGCGCCGGTGCAGGAAGCCGGGGCCACGGATACCTCGGACACCACGGACACCCGGGCGGACGGCGCTGAGTCTCCCCCTCCTCCCGGCGCCTGCCACACGGACGGGCTGGACATCTCGCTGGTGGCGCAGCAGGGGGCGGCCGGCAGCGTCATCCACACCCTGGGTTTCACCAACACCACCGACGCCCCCTGCGAGCTGACCGGCTTTCCCGGAGTGAGTCTCGTGGGATACGGGGACGGCACCCAGATCGGGGCCGCGGCCGTGCGGGAGGCGCGGCGGGAACCGCAGCCGGTCTCCCTCGCCCCCGGCGGGACGGCGCACGCCGACGTGCGGACCAGCCGCGCGGAAATCCATGATCCCGCGGCCTGCGGCGGGGTCGTGCCGGCCGACGGGCTGCGGATCTACCCGCCGGGCAACACCGCGGCCGCCTTCCTCCCGGTTGAAGGCATGACCGGCTGCAGCTCCGGGGAGGTGGAACTGCTCACCGTGCGACCGGTGACCCCGGCCGCGTGA
- the rimM gene encoding ribosome maturation factor RimM (Essential for efficient processing of 16S rRNA) yields the protein MELMIGRVIKSHGIRGEVVVEPTTDEPGIRFAVGEVLDGRQGGREHELTVATVRPHQNRLLIKFEEVPDRTAADSLRGVRFFAAPLESDGDDDGFYDHELEGLRVIHDGDDIGEVTGVIHGPAGEILEVELSGGKETLIPFVHDIVPEVDLEAGTCTITPPEGLLEL from the coding sequence ATGGAATTGATGATCGGACGCGTGATCAAGTCCCACGGCATCCGTGGCGAGGTCGTCGTCGAACCCACCACCGACGAACCCGGGATCCGCTTCGCCGTCGGCGAGGTCCTCGACGGTCGGCAGGGTGGCAGGGAACACGAGCTGACCGTCGCCACCGTGCGCCCCCACCAGAACCGGCTGCTCATCAAGTTCGAGGAGGTGCCCGACCGCACCGCCGCCGACTCCCTGCGCGGGGTCCGTTTCTTCGCTGCCCCGCTCGAGAGCGACGGGGACGACGACGGCTTCTACGACCACGAGCTCGAGGGCCTGCGCGTCATCCACGACGGCGACGACATCGGCGAGGTCACCGGCGTCATCCACGGCCCCGCCGGCGAGATCCTCGAGGTCGAGCTGAGTGGCGGCAAGGAAACGCTCATCCCCTTCGTCCACGACATCGTCCCCGAGGTCGACCTCGAGGCCGGCACCTGCACCATCACCCCGCCCGAGGGGCTGCTCGAGCTGTGA
- a CDS encoding cation diffusion facilitator family transporter has protein sequence MALGAVQREEMPETQQRALKRATILMWVTVAYLVVDTVILFLIKGNSQAMQAAWVQDLLALIPPLAFLIGTRVLSRRASKDHPYGFHQSMDTAHFVSAMALLAFGGFLLGQSVMSLVTAERPGIGLMVIFGLEIWHGWVMIGFMFLGTFPPLILGRMKIGPAKQLHNKVLFTDSKMNKADWLSSLATILGVTGIGLGIWWADAVAAIIISLDILWDGIQNMKASLDSLVDAIPRKLDSREPHPLPARLNRILLDLPWVKEAGCRVREEGQVFHIEAFVVPGDPDSTPIEQLIDAREKCRELDWKILDVVVVPVDELSPLLNTDTRVPADD, from the coding sequence ATGGCACTGGGAGCGGTACAGCGCGAGGAGATGCCGGAGACTCAGCAGCGGGCGCTCAAACGCGCGACGATCCTGATGTGGGTGACCGTCGCCTATCTGGTCGTCGACACCGTCATTCTGTTCCTGATCAAGGGCAACTCGCAGGCCATGCAGGCCGCGTGGGTGCAGGATCTGCTGGCGTTGATCCCCCCACTGGCGTTTCTCATCGGCACCCGTGTCCTCTCCCGCCGGGCGAGCAAGGACCATCCGTACGGATTCCACCAGTCCATGGATACCGCGCACTTCGTGTCCGCGATGGCGCTGCTGGCGTTCGGTGGTTTCCTGCTCGGCCAGTCGGTCATGTCCCTGGTCACGGCCGAACGTCCCGGAATCGGCCTGATGGTGATCTTCGGTCTCGAGATCTGGCACGGCTGGGTGATGATCGGCTTCATGTTCCTGGGTACCTTCCCGCCGTTGATTCTCGGCCGGATGAAGATCGGGCCGGCCAAACAGCTGCACAACAAGGTCCTGTTCACGGACAGCAAGATGAACAAGGCCGACTGGCTGTCGTCCCTGGCGACCATCCTCGGTGTCACCGGAATCGGCCTCGGTATCTGGTGGGCGGACGCGGTGGCCGCGATCATCATCTCACTCGACATCCTCTGGGACGGGATCCAGAACATGAAGGCCTCACTCGATTCGCTCGTCGACGCCATCCCCCGCAAGCTCGACAGCAGGGAACCGCATCCGCTGCCGGCCCGGCTCAACCGCATCCTCCTCGACCTTCCGTGGGTGAAGGAGGCCGGGTGCCGGGTCCGCGAGGAGGGGCAGGTCTTCCACATCGAGGCCTTCGTGGTCCCCGGGGATCCCGATTCCACCCCCATCGAGCAGCTGATCGACGCGCGCGAGAAATGCCGGGAGCTGGACTGGAAGATTCTCGACGTCGTCGTGGTTCCCGTCGACGAATTGTCCCCGCTGCTGAATACCGATACCCGGGTCCCCGCCGACGACTGA
- a CDS encoding DUF6098 family protein, whose translation MAEQLKTLNHLADLEEMAASEPGLHVRYSEGPDNDASGGSTDTESGLELPGLSVNPLNPESWWTRPLGDWIARQLCQYKHLQEKNPERFAWVLRGRQVGRGPDCEPLLVDISPIARLSPALLAEAERRYRENFDAGQGPEDGC comes from the coding sequence GTGGCGGAGCAACTGAAGACCCTGAATCATCTGGCGGATCTGGAGGAGATGGCCGCCTCGGAGCCCGGCCTGCACGTCCGTTACTCCGAGGGGCCGGACAATGACGCCTCGGGCGGCAGCACCGACACGGAGAGCGGCCTGGAACTTCCCGGCCTGTCGGTCAATCCGCTGAACCCCGAGTCCTGGTGGACCCGCCCGCTCGGGGACTGGATCGCCCGTCAGCTGTGCCAGTACAAGCACCTCCAGGAGAAGAACCCCGAGCGCTTCGCCTGGGTGCTGCGTGGGAGACAGGTCGGGCGCGGGCCCGACTGCGAACCGCTGCTGGTCGACATCTCCCCCATCGCCCGCCTGTCCCCGGCGCTGCTCGCCGAGGCCGAACGCCGTTACCGGGAGAACTTCGACGCCGGACAGGGGCCGGAGGACGGCTGCTGA
- the rpsP gene encoding 30S ribosomal protein S16, with the protein MAVKIKLQRIGKIRTPHYRVVIADARNRRDGKVIENIGTYEPKQEPSLIQIDSERAQYWLGVGAQPTEPVLALLKVTGDWQKAKGLEGAEGTLKVAAEKPSKLDLFNQALAEANDGPTVEAVTEKRKKAKEEKEAKEATEKAAAEASEEAPAEESAE; encoded by the coding sequence ATGGCTGTCAAGATCAAGCTGCAGCGCATCGGCAAGATCCGCACCCCGCACTACCGCGTCGTCATCGCCGACGCCCGCAACCGCCGCGACGGCAAGGTCATCGAGAACATCGGCACCTACGAGCCGAAGCAGGAGCCGTCCCTCATCCAGATCGACTCCGAGCGTGCCCAGTACTGGCTGGGTGTCGGCGCCCAGCCGACCGAGCCGGTTCTCGCCCTGCTGAAGGTCACCGGTGACTGGCAGAAGGCCAAGGGCCTCGAGGGCGCCGAGGGCACCCTGAAGGTCGCCGCCGAGAAGCCGTCCAAGCTGGACCTGTTCAACCAGGCCCTGGCCGAGGCCAACGACGGCCCGACCGTCGAGGCCGTCACCGAGAAGCGGAAGAAGGCCAAGGAGGAGAAGGAGGCCAAGGAGGCGACCGAGAAGGCCGCCGCCGAGGCTTCCGAGGAGGCTCCGGCCGAGGAGTCCGCAGAGTAA
- the ffh gene encoding signal recognition particle protein, whose protein sequence is MFESLSDRLTGALKGLRGKGKLTEADINATAREIRLALLEADVSLTVVRGFIKRIKERAAGAEVSEALNPAQQVVKIVNEELVQILGGETRRLNLAKNPPTVIMLAGLQGAGKTTLAGKLSQHLAKQGHTPMLVACDLQRPGAVQQLQIVGERAGVPTFAPEPGTSLDSHGHEMGTSHGDPVDVARRGIEEAGRSRHDVVIIDTAGRLGIDETLMTQARNIRDAVQPDEVLFVIDAMIGQDAVQTAEAFRDGVDFTGVVLTKLDGDARGGAALSIREVTGKPIMYASTGEKLDDFDVFHPERMASRILGMGDVLSLIEQAESVLDQEKAEATAAKLGTGELTLEDFLDQMLMIRRMGPVGNLLKMLPGGKQMNDMADMVDEKQLDRIQAIIRGMTPAERDNPKILNASRRKRIAAGSGVEVADVNQLVERFYEARKMMGKMAGQFGMGGGMNRSATKKKPKGRKGKGGKRKPAKQRRGGAPQMPGMPGGMPGMPDMAQLQKMQEQMGGAGGGMPGMPGAPGGGGQLPKGMEDFDLSNLDFNEAMKRRGKKK, encoded by the coding sequence GTGTTTGAGTCTTTGTCCGACCGTTTGACCGGTGCCCTCAAGGGGCTCCGCGGCAAGGGGAAGCTCACCGAGGCGGACATCAACGCCACCGCCCGTGAGATCCGGCTGGCGCTGCTCGAGGCGGACGTCTCGCTCACGGTCGTCCGCGGCTTCATCAAGCGCATCAAGGAGCGTGCGGCGGGTGCGGAGGTCTCCGAGGCGCTCAACCCGGCCCAGCAGGTCGTCAAGATCGTCAACGAGGAGCTCGTCCAGATCCTCGGCGGCGAGACCCGTCGCCTGAATCTGGCGAAGAACCCGCCGACGGTCATCATGCTCGCGGGCCTCCAGGGCGCCGGCAAGACCACCCTGGCCGGCAAGCTCTCCCAGCACCTGGCCAAGCAGGGCCACACCCCGATGCTGGTGGCCTGTGACCTCCAGCGCCCGGGTGCGGTCCAGCAGCTCCAGATCGTCGGCGAGCGCGCCGGCGTGCCCACCTTCGCCCCGGAGCCGGGCACCTCGCTGGACTCCCACGGGCACGAGATGGGCACCTCCCACGGCGACCCCGTCGACGTCGCCCGCCGCGGCATCGAGGAGGCCGGTCGCAGCCGGCACGACGTGGTCATCATCGACACCGCCGGTCGCCTCGGCATCGATGAGACCCTGATGACCCAGGCCCGCAACATCCGCGACGCGGTGCAGCCCGACGAGGTGCTGTTCGTCATCGACGCGATGATCGGCCAGGACGCCGTGCAGACGGCCGAGGCCTTCCGCGACGGCGTCGACTTCACCGGCGTGGTGCTCACCAAGCTCGACGGCGACGCCCGCGGTGGTGCCGCCCTGTCGATCCGTGAGGTCACCGGCAAGCCGATCATGTACGCCTCCACCGGTGAGAAGCTCGACGACTTCGACGTCTTCCACCCCGAGCGCATGGCCAGCCGCATCCTCGGCATGGGTGACGTGCTCTCCCTGATCGAGCAGGCCGAGAGCGTCCTCGACCAGGAGAAGGCCGAGGCCACGGCCGCGAAGCTCGGCACCGGCGAGCTGACCCTCGAGGACTTCCTCGACCAGATGCTGATGATCCGGCGGATGGGGCCGGTCGGCAACCTGCTGAAGATGCTGCCCGGTGGCAAGCAGATGAACGACATGGCCGACATGGTCGACGAGAAGCAGCTCGACCGCATCCAGGCCATCATCCGCGGCATGACCCCCGCCGAGCGTGACAACCCGAAGATCCTCAACGCCTCCCGCCGCAAGCGCATCGCCGCCGGCTCGGGCGTGGAGGTCGCCGACGTCAACCAGCTTGTCGAGCGCTTCTACGAGGCGCGGAAGATGATGGGCAAGATGGCCGGCCAGTTCGGCATGGGCGGCGGCATGAACCGTTCCGCGACCAAGAAGAAGCCGAAGGGGCGCAAGGGCAAGGGCGGCAAGCGCAAGCCGGCGAAGCAGCGTCGGGGCGGCGCCCCGCAGATGCCGGGCATGCCCGGTGGGATGCCGGGGATGCCGGACATGGCGCAGCTGCAGAAGATGCAGGAGCAGATGGGCGGCGCCGGCGGCGGCATGCCGGGGATGCCGGGTGCGCCCGGCGGCGGTGGTCAGCTGCCGAAGGGCATGGAGGACTTCGACCTGTCCAACCTCGACTTCAACGAGGCCATGAAGCGCCGGGGCAAGAAGAAGTAA